The Girardinichthys multiradiatus isolate DD_20200921_A chromosome Y, DD_fGirMul_XY1, whole genome shotgun sequence genome has a window encoding:
- the LOC124863684 gene encoding UBA-like domain-containing protein 2 isoform X2, with protein sequence MGPLFSAEPTALSSFFQEANIPSHHQMTCTPRNTPATPPNFPDAITMFSKLRASECGPGATGPPHVSVACSPPASSSSSGFSSFWASSPPSHQPAWLPPSSPKGHHTHHHFHHLQQAPMWPPVSQPSSSQQPAVMSALHSQR encoded by the exons ACGGCTCTGAGCTCCTTCTTCCAGGAGGCCAACATTCCCAGTCACCACCAGATG acgTGTACCCCCAGAAACACTCCGGCCACGCCGCCCAACTTCCCCGACGCCATCACCATGTTCTCCAAGCTGCGGGCGTCAGAGTGCGGCCCCGGAGCCACCGGCCCCCCCCATGTGTCCGTGGCCTGCTCCCCTCcggcctcctcttcctcctcggGCTTCTCCTCCTTCTGGGCCTCATCTCCTCCCAGCCACCAGCCGGCCTGGCTGCCCCCGTCCTCCCCCAAGGGTCACCACACGCACCACCACTTCCACCACCTTCAACAGGCTCCAATGTGGCCCCCCGTCTCCCAACCCAGCAGTTCCCAGCAGCCAGCCGTCATGTCAGCACTCCACAGCCAGAGATGA
- the LOC124864190 gene encoding glutamine-rich protein 2-like, with the protein MEENISLYDLLNLSIGTPHRASVNFGALHALLLAVLKQLDIREVKTHWRYTPPGDRAPDTPLGVPVEIQRPPSVSDDLFQPGLELQKPEDWVSAPDGTEGPQCPSVPSGAETQSSAPDGTEGLQCRIQTCEDGTSQALNLIQELQKHKEDLKEKMEELQQQQQKAAAQQLEKLADVKRCCHRVDALEKAVNSLKENLQRYPGPEELSQCVTLDFVQSVLKDMKPQKEFVTSEVSDRPMLVKPTAPPSTATSSSTTSAAPGSPNISVEDLTSEAAADATKVSSDGSEGGVMAGHHTRTTDPTPDDVATPVLPGSIPKTSGPTPADVFQPQETFGLDRYQETEETVRNIGKLQERFSKLEAHMVALEKQKVDWSELADLRQLNPYKDSQDASNNLTEQLEQHKALIESLMSDHEKNMELLCNVQRAILQLQAECERLQETTRNLDEDNRQKQGHIEELYKTAEELEVKKADKQMVESEIKADKSALESKVSRLQFDVATEQLNSMFHELLNKVTGQEQDWHKVIDRLSTEMEFKLNRIELDCVKMQLEERWRSIHKKLQAQSAPEQDDAAGIRKQLLERFHCLSCDRPIMKQTPGPILVTLPSFPAFPPQKTFRPWTLEQIRQHYRSLTPGSSCCSVWMARSGRRRAQLQKSHADMCRQIESIETQRRLGQKPAGVQHERVSEVTARSCGGNHTNVSSGQRRSGSQHTRLLTQAEGDDVMKEADIVGLDGRIYRGRFNVQELRNTEMKLPLIAPKDAAGKMKEKTKSSAPQRPAVSPEVGSDTLVYPQPLSAKSMQCSRSASSGSGRDWPVSALGCCTSQSSITQASAADSVADPESCEPLNL; encoded by the exons ATGGAGGAGAACATCAGCCTCTACGACCTGTTAAACTTATCCATCGGAACTCCTCACAGGGCTTCCGTTAACTTCGGCGCCCTCCATGCGCTACTGCTGGCGGTGCTGAAGCAGCTGGACATCCGGGAGGTGAAGACCCACTGGAGGTACACTCCTCCTGGGGACAGAGCGCCCGACACCCCGCTGGGTGTTCCGGTCGAGATTCAAAGGCCCCCCTCCGTGTCGGACGACTTGTTTCAGCCTGGTTTAGAACTACAGAAGCCGGAAGACTGGGTCTCCGCTCCAGACGGTACCGAGGGGCCCCAATGCCCTTCGGTACCGTCTGGAGCGGAGACCCAGTCTTCCGCTCCAGACGGTACCGAAGGGCTCCAATGCCGGATCCAGACCTGCGAGGACGGCACGTCACAG GCCTTGAACCTCATCCAAGAGCTGCAGAAGCACAAAGAGGATCTTAAGGAGAAGATGGAGgagctccagcagcagcagcagaag GCTGCAGCCCAGCAGCTGGAGAAACTGGCAGATGTGAAGCGGTGCTGCCACCGTGTGGACGCACTGGAGAAGGCTGTG AACTCCCTGAAGGAAAACTTGCAGAGATATCCTGGCCCGGAGGAGCTAAGTCAGTGTGTGACCTTGGACTTTGTTCAGTCAGTTCTTAAAGACATGAAGCCTCAGAAG GAGTTTGTCACCTCAGAGGTTTCAGACCGGCCCATGTTGGTAAAACCGACCGCGCCTCCTAGCACAGCCACGTCCTCCTCCACTACATCAGCTGCTCCAGGTTCTCCAAACATCTCTGTGGAGGATTTAACCTCTGAAGCAGCAGCAGATGCCACTAAAGTCTCCTCTGATGGTTCGGAGGGTGGGGTGATGGCTGGTCACCACACCAGGACCACAGACCCAACACCTGACGATGTAGCCACACCCGTCCTGCCAGGGTCCATCCCAAAGACCTCAGGACCTACACCTGCTGATGTGTTCCAGCCTCAGGAAACCTTTGGTCTGGATCGGTACCAGGAGACAGAGGAGACTGTGAGGAACATCGGGAAACTCCAGGAGAGGTTCAGCAAGTTGGAGGCTCACATGGTGGCCCTAGAGAAACAAAAGGTGGACTGGAGCGAGTTAGCTGATCTCAGACAACTTAACCCCTACAAAG ATTCTCAGGATGCCTCAAACAACCTGACCGAGCAGCTGGAGCAGCACAAAGCTTTGATAGAGAGCCTGATGAGCGACCATGAAAAG AATATGGAGCTGCTATGCAATGTGCAGAGGGCCATCCTGCAGCTTCAAGCTGAGTGTGAACGTCTGCAGGAGACCACCAGGAATCTGGATGAGGACAACAGACAGAAGCAGGGACACATTGAG GAGCTCTACAAGAcagcagaggagctggaggtgaaGAAAGCTGACAAGCAGATGGTGGAGAGTGAAATA AAAGCAGATAAGTCAGCTCTGGAGAGCAAAGTCAGTCGTCTACAGTTTGACGTGGCGACGGAGCAGCTAAACTCCATGTTCCACGAGTTGCTGAACAAGGTGACGGGCCAGGAGCAGGACTGGCACAAGGTCATTGACAGGCTGTCCACTGAGATGGAGTTTAAG CTGAACAGGATCGAGCTCGACTGTGTGAAGATGCAGCTGGAAGAGCGTTGGAGAAGCATCCACAAGAAGCTGCAGGCTCAGAGCGCTCCAGAGCAAGATGATGCCGCCGGGATCAGGAA acaGCTGTTGGAGAGATTTCACTGCCTCTCCTGTGATCGGCCCATCATGAAGCAGACCCCTGGCCC GATCTTGGTGACACTGCCATCCTTCCCTGCGTTCCCTCCTCAGAAGACCTTCCGGCCGTGGACCCTGGAGCAGATACGGCAGCACTACAGGAG CCTGACACCAGGGAGCAGCTGCTGCAGTGTCTGGATGGCTCGGTCAGGCCGGAGGAGGGCGCAGCTGCAGAAGAGCCACGCTGACATGTGCAGGCAGATAGAGAGCATAGAGACCCAGAGACGACTCGGACAGAAGCCAGCAGGAGTCCAGCA TGAGCGTGTTTCTGAAGTGACGGCCCGAAGCTGCGGTGGGAATCACACCAACGTCTCATCCGGTCAGCGCCGCAGCGGCTCTCAGCACACCAGGCTGCTCACCCAGGCCGAGGGGGACGACGTGATGAAG GAAGCAGACATTGTTGGACTGGATGGACGTATTTACAGAGGTCGCTTCAACGTCCAGGAGCTCAGGAACACAGAAATGAAACTACCTTTGATCGCTCCCAAAGACG CTGCAGGCAAGATGAAGGAAAAGACTAAAAGTTCTGCCCCTCAGAGACCTGCTGTGTCTCCAGAGGTGGGATCCGACACTCTGGTCTATCCTCAACCTCTCAGTGCCAAAAGCATGCAGTGCAGCCGCTCAG CCTCCAGCGGCTCGGGTCGGGACTGGCCCGTGTCGGCTCTGGGCTGCTGCACGTCGCAGAGCTCCATCACTCAGGCTTCAGCAGCAGATAGCGTCGCTGATCCTGAGAGCTGTGAGCCACTCAACCTGTAG